In the Scyliorhinus torazame isolate Kashiwa2021f chromosome 4, sScyTor2.1, whole genome shotgun sequence genome, one interval contains:
- the LOC140411404 gene encoding uncharacterized protein — LSLCPSLSFCLSFCPVSPSLSLSISLPLSLFPSIAVCVPFSPPVVPHLSFPACRSPPVVPRLSFPACRSPPVVPRLSFPACRCPPVAARLSLPACRSPPVIPRLSLPACPFPPVPISLVPISSPFPLPLSPSPLSPSPLSPSPLSPSLPSPSPPSPSAPSPSAPISRAPVSLALVSLAPVSLAPVSLAPVSLAPVSLAPVSLAPVSLTPSPSPLSPSPLSPSPLSPSPLSPSLPSPSPQSPSPLSPSLPSPSLPSPSPPSPSPPSTSAPSPLPRLPCPVSLAPSPSPRLPRPVSLAPVSLAAVPFVPVSFAPVTLAPVSLSLAPASLVPVSLAPSPMPRLPCPVSLAPSPLPRLPCPVSLAPSPSPPSPSPPSPSPRLPRPRPPRPCLSVTHPDSHSLALCPPLSHFPSL, encoded by the coding sequence ctttctctctgtccctctctgtctttctgtctctctttctgtcctgTTTCCCCCTCTTTGTCACTGTCGAtcagtctccctctgtctctcttcccaTCTATCGCTGTGTGTGTCCCTTTCTCCCCGCCTGTCGTTCCCCACCTGTCGTTCCCCGCCTGTCGTTCCCCGCCTGTCGTTCCCCGCCTGTCGTTCCCCGCCTGTCGTTCCCCGCCTGTCGTTCCCCGCCTGTCGTTCCCCGCCTGTCGCTGCCCGCCTGTCGCTGCCCGCCTGTCGCTGCCCGCGTGTCGTTCCCCGCCTGTCATTCCCCGCCTGTCGCTGCCCGCCTGTCCCTTCCCGCCTGTCCCCATCTCCCTCGTCCCCATCTCGTCCCCATTTCCCttgcccctatctccctcgcccctatctccctcgcccctGTCTCCCTCGCCACTGTCTCCCTCGCTCCCGTCTCCCTCACCCCCGTCTCCCTCAGCCCCATCTCCCTCAGCCCCTATCTCCCGCGCCCCAGTCTCCCTCGCCCTTGTCTCCCTCGCTCCCGTCTCCCTCGCTCCCGTCTCCCTCGCCCCCGTCTCCCTTGCCCCCGTCTCCCTTGCCCCCGTCTCCCTTGCCCCTGTCTCCCTTACCCCATCTCCCtcgcccctatctccctcgcccctatctccctcgcccctatctccctcgcccctGTCTCCATCGCTCCCGTCTCCCTCGCCCCAGTCTCCCTCGCCCCTGTCTCCCTCGCTCCCGTCTCCCTCGCTCCCGTCTCCCTCACCCCCGTCTCCCTCACCCCCGTCTACCTCAGCCCCGTCTCCCTTGCCCCGTCTCCCTTGCCCCGTCTCCCTTGCCCCGTCTccctcgccccgtctccctcgccccgtctccctcgccccCGTCTCCCTCGCCGCCGTGCCCTTCGTCCCCGTCTCCTTCGCCCCAGTCACCCtcgcccccgtctccctctcccttgcCCCCGCATCCCTCGTCCCCGTCTCCCTTGCCCCGTCTCCCATGCCCCGTCTCCCTTGCCCCGTCTCCCTTGCCCCGTCTCCCTTGCCCCGTCTCCCTTGCCCCGTCTccctcgccccgtctccctcgcccccgtctccctcgcccccgtctccctcgccccgtctccctcgcccccgtccccctcgcccctgtctctccgtcaCCCACCCTGACTCCCACTCTCTtgcactctgtccccccctctcacactttccctcactctGA